In one window of Methanococcoides methylutens DNA:
- a CDS encoding GDYXXLXY domain-containing protein: MNSKRFLMLMVYSLIIITLIFLPKMVALSFGDDILLKTEPVDPRDVFRGDYVNLNYEISTIDLDKTPYDRDFLFGESVYATLSEKENYWMIDSISHTRPDISDKKVCMKGVVTGNYDDTLHVRWGIESYFVPEGEGIPIQMQMENASVIVSVGPGCSPVIKQLLIDGEPVTFE; this comes from the coding sequence ATGAACTCAAAGAGATTTCTTATGCTTATGGTCTATTCTCTGATCATAATTACATTGATATTCCTGCCAAAGATGGTTGCATTGAGCTTTGGTGATGATATTTTACTGAAAACCGAACCTGTGGACCCAAGGGATGTGTTCCGGGGAGACTATGTTAACCTGAACTATGAAATCTCCACAATAGACCTTGACAAAACTCCTTATGATCGTGATTTTCTGTTTGGCGAGTCAGTATACGCCACGCTTTCTGAAAAAGAAAATTACTGGATGATAGATTCGATAAGTCATACAAGACCTGATATTAGTGATAAGAAAGTATGCATGAAGGGAGTGGTTACGGGTAATTACGACGATACGCTTCACGTTAGATGGGGTATTGAAAGCTACTTTGTACCTGAAGGTGAAGGTATCCCGATACAGATGCAGATGGAAAACGCATCAGTAATAGTTTCAGTTGGTCCGGGCTGTTCACCCGTTATAAAACAGCTTCTCATAGATGGTGAACCTGTTACATTTGAATGA
- a CDS encoding DUF2157 domain-containing protein yields MGEHEHKMWLQQEVEDWNREGIIDDHQAKLILSRYGLTEAPSSNKNLSNKKDASQLVTVLSILGAFLIGIGGILFVASNWQKIPTIVKMVLLLGTTYGTYFIGWELKFNRRTHPAMGEALLFLASLFVGATIFLTAQIFNVNANEHWLLLVWFLAILPFGYAFRSSIIISLNIVTFALWTTFYISQARYLALSSFEIFMLYLLLGINLYGLGQLHLKFEKYAHFRIIHQGFGLFFILISYFYFSLETPYRDILTRLTPVNWQVQLFFLLFAVTSVIFLISNISMYRKVKNTKYELIVLALAFSGWIGAWLLTFFINSLTTSVTEYGHTYTRIDPTIATLLFILFNLIFFILSVGSILIGYYKATVPFVNIGMFFFVLGVLHLYFTTLYELLPRSLAFIAGGLILITLGWYLENKRRSIINEIRGGPVA; encoded by the coding sequence ATGGGGGAACATGAGCATAAAATGTGGCTTCAGCAAGAGGTTGAGGACTGGAACAGGGAAGGAATAATTGACGATCATCAGGCAAAGCTGATCCTATCAAGATACGGACTTACTGAGGCACCTTCCAGCAATAAAAACCTCAGCAATAAAAAAGATGCATCACAACTTGTCACAGTACTTTCAATATTGGGTGCCTTCCTGATCGGCATCGGCGGAATACTATTTGTTGCATCGAACTGGCAAAAGATTCCTACCATTGTAAAAATGGTGCTTCTGCTTGGTACAACGTATGGAACTTACTTCATTGGATGGGAATTGAAATTTAACAGGAGAACACATCCTGCAATGGGTGAAGCATTGCTTTTCCTTGCTTCGTTGTTCGTTGGTGCAACCATATTCCTGACTGCCCAGATATTCAATGTGAATGCCAATGAGCACTGGCTTTTACTGGTGTGGTTCCTGGCAATACTTCCGTTCGGTTATGCTTTCAGGTCTTCAATTATTATATCTTTGAATATAGTCACATTTGCTCTCTGGACAACGTTCTATATCTCACAGGCCAGGTATCTGGCACTGAGCAGCTTCGAGATATTCATGTTATACCTGCTATTAGGTATCAATCTCTATGGTCTTGGGCAATTGCATCTGAAATTTGAAAAATATGCTCATTTCAGGATCATCCATCAGGGCTTTGGTCTGTTCTTCATCCTGATCTCATACTTCTATTTTAGTTTAGAAACACCATACAGGGACATCCTGACACGGCTCACGCCGGTAAACTGGCAGGTCCAGTTGTTCTTCCTGTTATTTGCAGTAACATCAGTTATCTTTTTGATATCGAACATTTCAATGTACCGAAAGGTCAAGAATACAAAATACGAGCTCATCGTACTTGCACTGGCATTTTCAGGGTGGATAGGTGCATGGCTGCTAACCTTCTTCATAAATTCATTGACAACATCGGTCACAGAATATGGTCATACCTACACTCGAATAGACCCGACAATAGCTACATTATTATTCATATTGTTCAACCTGATATTCTTTATACTATCCGTCGGCAGCATCCTGATCGGATATTATAAAGCTACAGTACCGTTCGTCAATATCGGTATGTTCTTCTTTGTGCTGGGTGTGCTGCATCTGTATTTTACAACGCTTTACGAACTATTGCCAAGGTCTCTTGCTTTCATTGCCGGGGGTCTGATATTGATCACACTTGGATGGTATCTGGAAAATAAGAGGCGTTCGATCATAAACGAGATCAGAGGAGGTCCTGTTGCATGA
- a CDS encoding tail fiber protein, whose translation MKKVVLIVSIILAIAMIAIPASAVDNGDQQNNGTQGRTFFDMWGALFGGLDNLRGPSGSGEQIPGPQGDTGPAGPQGEVGLQGEQGSRGSRGPTGPQGDVGPTGSQGAIGPQGEQGLQGEPGPTGATGAVGSTGPQGETGPQGSQGDQGETGPVGSQGPQGLQGDQGEAGPVGPQGPQGLQGDQGETGPVGPQGPQGPQGLQGDQGDVGPQGPQGLQGDPGEVPESTGLAGEGESHENRDPYLGVNYIICGNGDFPPRGDLNGGSGPGPYVGEIRMFAGNYEPDGWAYCDGRLLQVSDYPLLYVILGTTYGGDGRTTFALPDMRGRAPVHAGPEPGPGLTPIILGQKGGVETVTLTVRQIPSHNHTINT comes from the coding sequence GTGAAAAAAGTAGTACTCATAGTTTCCATTATTCTTGCTATTGCAATGATAGCGATCCCGGCATCAGCTGTGGACAATGGCGATCAACAGAATAATGGAACTCAAGGCCGCACATTCTTTGACATGTGGGGTGCATTATTTGGTGGTTTAGATAACTTAAGAGGGCCAAGTGGCAGTGGTGAACAAATTCCTGGTCCTCAGGGTGATACTGGTCCAGCAGGTCCTCAAGGTGAGGTCGGTCTTCAGGGCGAACAAGGCTCGCGGGGTTCACGAGGTCCAACGGGTCCACAAGGCGATGTTGGTCCAACGGGGTCACAGGGTGCGATTGGTCCTCAAGGTGAGCAGGGTCTTCAGGGTGAACCTGGTCCAACTGGTGCAACAGGTGCAGTAGGTTCAACGGGTCCGCAGGGTGAGACTGGTCCTCAAGGTTCCCAGGGTGATCAAGGCGAAACTGGTCCTGTCGGTTCTCAGGGTCCTCAAGGCCTTCAGGGTGATCAAGGTGAAGCTGGTCCTGTCGGTCCTCAGGGTCCTCAAGGCCTTCAGGGTGATCAAGGTGAAACTGGTCCTGTCGGTCCTCAGGGTCCTCAAGGACCCCAGGGTCTTCAGGGTGATCAAGGCGATGTTGGCCCCCAAGGCCCCCAAGGTCTCCAGGGTGACCCCGGTGAGGTTCCAGAATCAACAGGCTTGGCAGGCGAAGGTGAGTCTCATGAAAATAGGGATCCTTATCTGGGCGTAAACTATATTATTTGCGGTAATGGGGATTTTCCTCCACGTGGTGATCTTAATGGTGGTTCAGGTCCAGGGCCATATGTTGGTGAAATTCGAATGTTTGCAGGAAATTATGAGCCGGATGGCTGGGCTTACTGTGATGGACGACTTTTGCAGGTTAGTGACTATCCGCTATTATATGTCATCCTTGGTACAACCTATGGCGGCGATGGACGGACCACTTTCGCACTCCCAGATATGCGAGGACGTGCTCCAGTACATGCAGGACCGGAACCTGGGCCTGGACTTACGCCAATAATCTTGGGTCAAAAAGGTGGAGTTGAGACTGTGACCTTAACGGTTCGTCAGATCCCAAGTCATAACCATACCATAAATACCTGA
- a CDS encoding TrpB-like pyridoxal phosphate-dependent enzyme, which produces MEQTKILLDENEMPKKWYNILPDMPTPLAPPLNPANNEPLNPEDLAPLFPMELIKQEMSSERYIDIPDEVLEIYKLWRPAPLFRAHRLEKLLDTPAKIYYKYEGVSPAGSHKPNTSVAQVYYNMKEGTERITTETGAGQWGSALSLSCNYFDIECKVYMVRSSFEQKPYRKSLINLWGAQVVPSPSPDTEFGRHMLEKYPDTTGSLGIAIGEAVEDAVKHDNTKYALGSVLNHVMLHQTVIGLEAQQQLDKVEEYPDIVIGCCGGGSNLAGISLPYMRDKIEGTHDPRIIAVEPSACPTLCDGKFQYDYGDMAKLTPLLKMYSLGFDFIPPAIHAGGLRYHGCSPIISQLTADKLMEATSYHQVEVFEAGVMFARSEGIPPAPESTHAIKCAIDEALKCKQTGEEKTILFCLSGHGHFDMYSYDKYFSGQLSND; this is translated from the coding sequence ATGGAACAGACTAAGATCCTACTTGATGAAAACGAGATGCCAAAAAAATGGTATAATATCCTTCCGGATATGCCCACTCCATTGGCTCCTCCACTTAATCCTGCAAATAATGAGCCACTGAATCCAGAGGACCTAGCTCCTCTTTTCCCGATGGAGCTCATCAAACAGGAAATGAGCAGTGAGAGATATATTGATATCCCTGATGAGGTTCTTGAGATCTACAAGCTCTGGAGACCTGCTCCTCTGTTCCGTGCACACAGGCTTGAAAAATTACTTGACACTCCTGCAAAGATCTACTACAAATATGAGGGTGTCAGTCCTGCAGGCAGTCACAAACCAAATACCTCTGTGGCACAGGTTTACTATAATATGAAAGAAGGCACTGAAAGGATAACCACCGAGACCGGAGCCGGTCAGTGGGGAAGTGCACTTTCACTTAGCTGTAATTATTTTGATATTGAATGTAAGGTCTATATGGTACGCTCCAGCTTCGAGCAGAAACCATACCGTAAATCCCTGATCAATCTCTGGGGTGCACAGGTAGTGCCTTCACCAAGTCCTGACACTGAGTTTGGACGTCACATGCTTGAAAAATACCCAGACACAACAGGCAGTCTTGGTATTGCTATCGGAGAAGCTGTAGAAGATGCTGTGAAGCACGATAACACAAAATATGCTCTTGGCAGTGTGCTCAACCATGTCATGTTACACCAGACCGTCATAGGTCTTGAAGCCCAGCAGCAGCTCGACAAGGTCGAGGAATATCCTGATATCGTCATCGGATGCTGTGGTGGAGGAAGTAACCTTGCAGGTATCAGCCTTCCATACATGAGGGATAAGATCGAAGGAACCCACGATCCACGTATCATTGCTGTGGAGCCTTCTGCCTGTCCGACTCTTTGTGATGGCAAATTCCAGTATGACTATGGTGACATGGCAAAACTGACCCCACTCCTTAAGATGTATTCACTGGGATTCGATTTCATCCCACCTGCCATCCATGCAGGCGGCTTGAGATATCACGGTTGCTCACCAATAATCAGCCAGTTGACCGCAGACAAACTTATGGAAGCTACCAGCTACCATCAGGTAGAGGTATTCGAAGCAGGCGTTATGTTCGCCCGCAGTGAAGGTATTCCACCAGCACCAGAGTCCACCCACGCTATCAAATGCGCTATCGATGAGGCTCTCAAGTGCAAGCAGACCGGCGAAGAGAAGACCATCCTGTTCTGCCTTAGCGGCCACGGTCACTTCGATATGTACTCTTACGATAAGTACTTCAGCGGCCAGCTTAGCAACGATTAA
- the hmgA gene encoding hydroxymethylglutaryl-CoA reductase (NADPH) — translation MASNTEPTFNEEELIEKIVSGEIPLRKIDAYTDKDTAIRLRKCAIEKMAGVQFEHVQNYTIDAESVTKRNIENMIGAIQIPLGVAGAIKINGEYANDEFMLPLATTEGALVASTNRGCSAITASGGATVRIFQDQMTRAPVFKMDNVAHARKFVDWIRKPETFEKMKEKAGGTTRFGELLSVEPYVTGNTVFLRFAYDTKDAMGMNMVTIATDAILNLISDEFGAYPISLSGNMCTDKKPAAINNILGRGKTVAADVTIPKELVEKKLKTTPKMMEEVNYRKNLLGSARAGALGFNAHAANIVAALYLACGQDAAHVVEGSTAITTMEVNEYGDLYCAVTMPSVQVGTVGGGTSIGTQRDCLNLLGVAGAGEVPGENSKKLAEIVAAAVLAGEISLIGAQAAGHLARAHAELGR, via the coding sequence ATGGCATCAAACACCGAACCCACATTTAACGAAGAGGAATTGATTGAGAAAATCGTATCAGGAGAGATCCCCCTAAGGAAGATCGATGCATATACAGACAAGGATACTGCGATCAGGCTGAGGAAATGTGCGATCGAGAAGATGGCAGGTGTCCAGTTCGAACATGTTCAGAACTATACAATTGATGCCGAATCAGTTACAAAGCGCAATATTGAAAATATGATCGGTGCCATACAGATCCCCCTTGGAGTTGCAGGAGCCATTAAAATAAACGGCGAATATGCTAACGATGAGTTCATGCTTCCACTTGCCACCACCGAAGGAGCACTTGTTGCAAGTACCAACCGCGGATGTTCTGCCATTACAGCTTCCGGCGGTGCCACTGTCAGGATATTCCAGGATCAGATGACACGTGCACCTGTTTTCAAAATGGACAATGTTGCACATGCAAGGAAATTCGTGGACTGGATAAGAAAGCCTGAGACATTTGAAAAGATGAAGGAAAAGGCCGGCGGAACAACACGCTTTGGTGAACTGCTCAGCGTTGAACCATACGTTACAGGAAACACCGTTTTCTTAAGGTTCGCCTATGATACAAAAGATGCAATGGGAATGAACATGGTAACCATTGCCACCGATGCGATACTCAACCTCATCTCCGATGAATTCGGAGCTTACCCAATATCCCTTTCAGGGAACATGTGCACTGACAAGAAACCTGCAGCCATCAATAATATACTTGGCAGAGGAAAGACAGTTGCAGCCGATGTAACGATCCCAAAGGAGCTTGTCGAGAAAAAACTAAAGACAACTCCGAAAATGATGGAAGAGGTGAACTACAGGAAGAACCTCCTTGGTTCTGCAAGAGCAGGAGCACTTGGTTTCAATGCACATGCCGCTAACATCGTAGCAGCATTATACCTTGCATGCGGACAGGATGCAGCTCACGTCGTGGAAGGCAGTACCGCCATCACAACAATGGAAGTAAATGAATATGGAGACCTCTATTGTGCAGTTACCATGCCATCCGTGCAGGTAGGTACAGTGGGAGGAGGAACAAGTATCGGCACCCAGAGAGATTGTCTGAACCTATTAGGAGTTGCAGGAGCTGGCGAAGTTCCAGGCGAGAACTCAAAGAAACTGGCAGAAATAGTAGCAGCAGCAGTCCTTGCAGGCGAGATATCACTGATAGGCGCACAGGCTGCCGGACATCTGGCAAGAGCTCATGCCGAGCTCGGCAGATGA
- a CDS encoding ATP-dependent DNA ligase translates to MTDFKEFADVCKKIEHTAGSLDMTDIVSEMLYSVSSEELPVVAHFVMGDVFPAWSTEQLGVGPSLLYTALSRSSGLSQKEIENLVRNTGDIGETAIAALKKETKNQATFSAFMDDTPSLSIMEVFERFNNISRTNGKGSQTTKIKNLQYLFNSATPEEARYLARLAIEDLRIGVGEGIVRDAISKAFGVPAGDIERGFMLTNDLGLVAIAAKEGGLEAVSKLGMELNRPIKMMLAQVTPSIETAINDLGVVAVEWKFDGARVQIHKDGDNINIFSRRLENVTGSLPDIVEAVKNNVKADSAILEGEAVAVDEDGNPRAFQDILKRFRRKYDVDTTVREIPLKLNLFDILYLNGEVLIDMSLSDRRNALVGCVENTSSIMVDEQVLTDDAEKVNDIYSAALAAGHEGVMIKNPNAPYSPGKRGKNWLKKKPIMETLDLVVIGAEWGYGRRANLIGSYALACFDPDAGTFLPIGKVATGFSDEQLAELTELLSDLIVVESGREIELKPEVVFEVAFEEIQKSTNYESGYALRFPRLVNVREDKSPEEAETLERIESIYLAQRS, encoded by the coding sequence ATGACTGATTTCAAAGAATTCGCTGATGTATGTAAGAAAATAGAACATACTGCAGGCTCACTGGATATGACGGATATCGTCTCTGAGATGTTATATTCGGTTTCCAGTGAAGAACTTCCGGTTGTTGCTCATTTTGTTATGGGCGATGTTTTCCCTGCATGGAGCACAGAGCAGCTTGGAGTTGGTCCGAGTCTTCTTTACACAGCTCTGTCCAGATCGTCAGGTCTCTCGCAAAAAGAGATCGAGAACCTCGTGCGAAATACCGGGGATATCGGTGAGACTGCAATTGCAGCACTGAAAAAAGAAACTAAGAATCAGGCAACTTTCTCTGCTTTCATGGATGATACTCCATCGCTTTCTATCATGGAAGTATTTGAGAGGTTCAACAACATTTCAAGGACAAACGGAAAAGGTTCACAGACGACCAAGATAAAGAATTTGCAGTATCTTTTCAATTCAGCAACTCCGGAGGAGGCCCGTTATCTCGCAAGGCTGGCAATAGAAGATCTTCGAATTGGTGTTGGTGAAGGTATCGTAAGGGATGCCATCTCCAAAGCATTCGGAGTGCCTGCAGGGGATATTGAACGTGGCTTTATGCTTACAAATGATCTCGGCCTTGTGGCAATTGCTGCAAAAGAAGGTGGTTTGGAGGCTGTTTCAAAGCTTGGTATGGAACTGAACCGACCGATCAAGATGATGCTGGCACAGGTCACGCCAAGTATTGAAACCGCTATCAATGATCTTGGTGTTGTGGCTGTTGAATGGAAGTTCGATGGTGCCAGGGTGCAGATACACAAGGATGGGGATAACATCAACATCTTCTCAAGACGTCTTGAGAATGTTACAGGTTCATTACCAGATATCGTTGAAGCTGTGAAGAATAATGTAAAGGCAGATTCTGCAATTCTTGAGGGTGAGGCTGTTGCTGTGGATGAGGATGGAAATCCTCGTGCATTTCAGGATATCCTTAAGCGCTTCAGGAGGAAGTATGATGTTGATACCACGGTTCGTGAGATCCCTCTTAAGCTGAACCTTTTTGATATTCTCTATCTTAATGGTGAAGTGCTGATCGATATGTCACTTTCCGACAGGAGAAATGCTCTGGTAGGATGTGTTGAAAACACAAGTAGTATAATGGTCGATGAGCAGGTGCTTACCGATGATGCCGAAAAAGTGAACGATATCTACTCTGCGGCACTGGCTGCAGGTCATGAAGGTGTCATGATCAAAAATCCAAATGCTCCCTATTCACCCGGCAAAAGGGGCAAGAACTGGTTAAAGAAGAAACCTATCATGGAAACTCTCGACCTTGTGGTCATTGGTGCGGAATGGGGTTATGGAAGGCGTGCAAACCTTATTGGTTCCTATGCACTGGCATGTTTTGATCCAGATGCAGGCACTTTTCTTCCAATAGGAAAGGTAGCTACCGGTTTTTCAGATGAACAACTTGCAGAACTGACAGAGCTTCTGTCCGATCTGATCGTTGTTGAATCCGGAAGGGAGATCGAGCTAAAACCAGAAGTAGTGTTCGAGGTCGCCTTCGAGGAGATCCAGAAGAGCACTAATTATGAATCCGGATATGCATTGAGGTTCCCAAGGCTTGTGAATGTCAGGGAAGACAAGTCCCCTGAAGAAGCCGAGACCCTTGAGCGTATCGAGAGTATCTATCTTGCTCAAAGAAGTTAA
- a CDS encoding homoserine dehydrogenase — MRKVRASIIGFGSVGRGVAEVILQKDDELKSLGIDLDVVAIADSRGAEVNSEGIDLNAALARKNETGTVAVEDLTGEYVIRNVDHDLVIETTPTDIETGGTGLVNMLAAFENGRDVVTSNKGPLTLKYQELMKAASDADCKFMFEATVGGAMPIINLIKGTLAGNEIQSIEGILNGTCNYILTRMMEEKASYEQMLAESKELGIAETDPTYDVEGIDAACKLVILSNSIFGQNATFQDVEVTGITKITPESLSLAYDEGYVIKLIGEVRKDRLRVSPRLVPASHPLAVGGTLNVASVRTDLAGTVTVAGRGAGSIETASAILSDVISIYRE, encoded by the coding sequence ATGAGAAAAGTACGCGCATCCATTATTGGATTTGGTTCAGTGGGACGGGGTGTTGCAGAGGTCATACTGCAAAAGGATGATGAACTGAAGTCTCTTGGTATCGACCTTGATGTTGTTGCAATAGCCGATTCTAGGGGGGCTGAGGTCAACTCCGAAGGCATCGATCTTAATGCTGCTCTTGCAAGGAAAAATGAAACCGGTACTGTGGCCGTTGAAGATCTCACCGGTGAATACGTCATCAGGAATGTTGATCATGATCTTGTCATCGAGACGACACCTACCGATATTGAGACCGGTGGTACCGGACTTGTCAATATGCTTGCAGCATTTGAAAATGGCAGGGACGTTGTAACCTCTAACAAGGGTCCTCTTACACTGAAATACCAGGAGCTTATGAAGGCTGCAAGTGATGCAGACTGTAAGTTCATGTTTGAGGCTACCGTAGGCGGTGCAATGCCTATCATCAATCTTATAAAAGGCACACTTGCCGGTAACGAGATCCAGAGCATCGAAGGTATCCTTAATGGTACGTGCAATTACATACTTACGCGTATGATGGAAGAAAAAGCATCATATGAGCAAATGCTGGCTGAATCCAAGGAACTGGGCATTGCTGAGACCGATCCTACCTACGATGTAGAGGGTATCGATGCTGCATGCAAGCTGGTAATTCTTTCAAATTCAATCTTTGGGCAGAATGCCACTTTCCAGGACGTTGAGGTCACCGGAATTACCAAGATAACACCTGAATCACTTTCTCTTGCGTATGATGAGGGCTATGTTATCAAGCTCATTGGAGAGGTCAGGAAGGATCGCCTCCGTGTATCACCACGTCTTGTACCGGCTTCCCATCCGCTGGCGGTTGGCGGGACACTTAATGTTGCATCAGTACGTACCGATCTTGCAGGCACCGTCACGGTTGCCGGAAGGGGTGCAGGTTCCATTGAAACTGCAAGTGCGATATTGAGTGATGTCATATCCATTTACAGGGAATAA
- a CDS encoding amino acid-binding protein, translated as MRVSMDIELKDAPGQLLLALNPISELKGNLKSIVHHHEDRTPRSTIPVQLVFEVEHENLDPIISRLEENGIGVARVDEKRFMEHGAVILIGHIVHTDIQDTIDTIDKTGFAEVVDICLSMPHIDKRSSASLKIDAVGRKELHEAMAVLKKVAEKKDLLVIEPIEAEVA; from the coding sequence ATGAGAGTTTCAATGGATATCGAACTAAAGGATGCTCCGGGACAGTTGCTTCTGGCTCTGAATCCGATCTCAGAGCTAAAAGGGAACCTTAAGTCCATCGTACACCACCATGAAGATCGTACTCCAAGAAGTACTATTCCTGTTCAGCTTGTGTTCGAGGTGGAACATGAGAACCTCGATCCTATTATTTCACGTCTTGAAGAGAACGGTATCGGTGTTGCCAGGGTTGATGAAAAGCGCTTTATGGAACATGGTGCGGTCATTTTGATAGGTCACATTGTACATACCGATATACAGGACACTATCGATACTATTGACAAGACAGGTTTTGCAGAAGTTGTGGACATTTGTCTTTCAATGCCTCATATCGACAAGCGGTCATCCGCTTCCCTGAAGATCGATGCTGTTGGCAGGAAAGAGCTTCATGAAGCAATGGCTGTCTTAAAGAAAGTAGCAGAGAAAAAGGACCTTCTGGTCATAGAGCCAATAGAGGCCGAAGTTGCATAA